The Nicotiana tomentosiformis chromosome 9, ASM39032v3, whole genome shotgun sequence genome contains the following window.
TGCATCACTTCTTGTTACACACCATGTTGCTTTTACTTTAACTATTTGGGTGCAAAATGAAAAATATATGAACAAAAACACCACTTGAAATGGTGGTTTTGCCATTGATATGAAGCTAAAAGTTCAAGAAAATTTATGGGTTTTGTTGgggttcttttttcttttttggtgggGTTTGAGAGTGGGAATTTTGAGAGTGACAAGTTggggtttttgttaaagaaaggGCAAAAAAGGAAATGGCAATTTTATGGTACAGTGTGGACAAAAGGACTGAAGCAGAAAGAATCAAATGGAGGAATGGGAACTAAGTATAATTAATAAGGTCCATCACACAATGTTGTGACATGGATAGTATTCTTCGGTTTTGATTAGAGGTTTCGAATTCCATTACTAAAAGCTaaaaaaacgcaaaacaaagtTCTCTCTTTCGTGAGCTATGGGCAGTGCAAATCTTCTTAGATTTTTACTGCTATCcgttattttttttcctttgatttttttattatattgttattgcTAGTGTTTTTTTAATGACTTTTTCACTATTGTATTTCCTTTTTACTAATGTCCGGATTTTGTTTTCCTtaagccgagagtctatcgaaaaTAGACTCTCTACAGTTACAAGATAGAGATAAGATTTGTGTATATGTTactctccccaaaccccacttatAAGATCATACTGAGAataatattgttattgttgtaatgCATTAAGGTGAATCATGCGCGGTGCAAATCCAAATTAGTTGAACCTATAAACTTAGATTGCGGAATATAAAAAGGCAGAATGAAGAATTAACAAGAAGGtggtttcttttttctttttctttttttatgtgTTCTTTTAgctgtttcctttttcttttgttgtgTTCTTTTTGTGGGTAtgctttttctttttggtgttTGAGATTTTAAGGACTTTGAATTGTTGAAAGTGATGAACTGAATGAATGTTTTCTTGGACAGatgatattatattattatttgtttctttTTGTATGCTACTATTTAATCTTTGGATGTATGTCTTTGGAACATTGCCTAAAAGATTCTTTTATTTTCCTGAATTTCATCCTCTCTGTCTTGAAACTTACCAAAGTAACCACAAGGTACAAAATATAGGCAGACATACTAACCAAAGAGGATGCTCAAAATactattaaattttattattactCAATAGTTACCTCAAATAGTACTAATTTATCATGATTGAAATatgtattaaaaattataatttagtaataatagtgtatgtaactatatgtattatgtgtttattAGATTGAtgtaaatataaaatatattccATACATATTATCTGTCTTTCAGATTTTAGCAAACTTTTTAGATAAGCATGGACAACACTGTAGAAATAACACCGGGTAGCCACTCTAAAGAGCTTTTATTTAGAAATTAACCAATACGttctgaatttcagtttttcaaTTCAATTTTTGGAACATAAATATCGTAAATTATCctaaaattaagatttttagttcaaaatttcaggataaaataaatactaGCTAATCCCTTAATAATAGCCCTAAGAATGGCTGTTTGTGCACTTCGCCAAATAACATTCACAAAGTTCATGGGCCAATTTTAACTTTTCCCACTAAAGGAAAAATGTTGAATGACAATGTACAGTCAAACTCATCATTTTCCAACATGTACATTTTGGTAAACAATTGAtacaaaaataagaaaagaaattaaTAAGCATAAACTTACCACCCCATGCTGGTAAATAAGGATTGCTTTTTTTGCATAACAAAGAATTGAACTCTTTCTCTACATGCATTTTTCAACATGTACATCTTTAAGTAATGGcattttgaaatttgaaaaataacaaaaaatgggTGTTAATACTCTATGATTGTAGTAATACAACTCACCTTTCTACCTTCAACCCCTTCTCGTTGTGTATACGTATTTGTTTCTAATATGCGAACCTGTAGGGTGATCAACTGAACCCCGAGCATTTTGATGTCAAAAAAATTGCGAAGAAATTCGTGTCAAATTTCTTCATAGAACAAAATATAGGCTTCACTCCGAAGAACTTCTTCCAATGAGACCTCTCGTACGTAGGCATCACTGGCATAATACCACACATAATCTTCCGCGTCCTTGTCTTTCCCAGCGATCTTTGGGCCGCCTCTAACATATGCAACATAGTGACCTCCCCTCATAGTCCCTGAATGTTCTACGACACCCACAAGCCGGTATTTGTAAACCTCCTTCTGCAGGCACCTGCAGTTACATCATTTCATTATCAGACAACTGCAGGCAGACAACATTTTGCAAAAGAGACTTGACCTACTCGGTCCTGGAAATAATATGCACCCTTGCAAAAAATACTATTACACGTTTTCAATTGAGTCTCGCCGACTTggtttcaaaagtctttctttttctcttttctggTTTCACAGCACAAAAAATACCTAACATCATCAATTTTACGGATATCAATATACTCTTTCTTTAATGGACAAATCAATCTTTAAAATGGGTTAATCAGCAATAAACCAAATAAGCATTTGAATAAGACTAAAGAGTTCATAGCCAACTACAACAACAAAACCAGTGTATTTAAGTGGAGTTtgaggagggtagtatgtacgcagaccttacccttacctttaaaaggtagagaggctgttttcggtAGACCCTTGGCTCAAGAAAGTTAAAAGGAAGGGGCAATGACAAGCAAACCAATCAGAAAACCAAGCGAAAACACAAAACAAACAACTAGGTAGTGCAATCAGAAGCCGAAGCAaagacaacaacaaataataataatagaagtcTAGAAATACGAAAATACACTAAAGAATAGATAAAGATCCAACAAAGGATAGATAAAGATCCaccaataatttcatattttacaaCCGTTTTTGGTGAATCCTCTCCAACATCAGGTTCGCTACACACTCACGGAACACTAACTTCAAACCAGTGACAGATAGTGCAAAATGAAAACCAAAGCACTGGAATATCAATTAAGATGTTCGTATCACTTGGATAACAAGTTCCATGCAGAAACATCAATCATATCAAGTGCttcaatataaaattaaaaaaggtGAAAAATAAGCTGATGGAACATATTAGAGCTGAGATTCAGAGACAATTTTCTAGCTTAActaatcaaaagaaaaaaaactatgGCTTCCCCGGCGTCCGCCCCCAGAGGGGTAAACAGATACAAGTTTGCTTGTGTTTCCATGTCAAATTAGTTTCAAAGATGTTCCAAAATACTTTTATACAAATCCAAGGGTAAATAATACTCCTGAAATCAGAAGACCTTACTTAGAACCCACCACCCAAAAAAAAGAACTTCTAAGATCAAAGATGGACTAGAACCAATCGGGAGAACAGTTTCTAAACTGTCAAGCAAAAAACGGACAGTAACACTATCTTGCATGGATAAAACCGAAGGCACGTCACGGAGAGGAGCAAGAAATTCAATAATTCAAAGGACTGGAAACGACTGCCAATCCACGATAAAAAGTGTGCGGCCCTCTTAAAATGATATTTGACCCCAATATGCTTACGCATAACAGGAAGAAGCAGTTGATGGTGTTTTCAGCAGTTCTTTAGAAAGTAAAAAATGAGAACAAATTTCAGAAATCCCGAGGCACAAATTAATAAGATCCTTTGACTATTTAGACAGGCTACTGGCAGGTTTAGCAGACAGTCCATTTGACCATGTCGAGGTACCAAACTTTTCTTAAATTATAATACTAAACATTAGCTGTTACTTTTCATCATGATCAGACACTAGTTGCTACCTTTTTGAGTTTATTCTGGAAGTTAAAATACCcaaaaaaagataaataaatgtTTCTGTTCTCTAGTTGACAAGATTTATTATTTGGACAGGATCCTCTAAAAGCTACAATATTGTTCTCAAGCCCTAACATAAACAAGTTCCAAAAGCATTTCCGAAGCCTCTTAATCTGTACACACAGCCATGATGCTGATAAAAATTAATTGACGGTGATACTCCTTTTCTTTGTACTATTTTCCTGTTATTTAAAGCCATCAACGAAACATTAAGTGATACATGAACTCACATAATCCTGAAATCAGCACTCTGGCTAACAAAGTTTTAGAACTCACATAATAAaatcatttccttttttttttgaaatgctAATTTGCTCGCCTTGGTGACTCGAACTCGCAACCCTAACGTTGGAGGTAGAGGTGCTTTCCACTTGAGCTACCCCTtttgttttaataaaataatttcctaTCCAAGACATAATACAGAGACTAACTTTGACAACATCCCAATTTGGTTGAGCGGAGGTAATCTGATGTCAGAACAAAGGATCTGATCCTTACTACAATGATTAGGAAAATGAGCCTATGAAGACACAGGGAGAGGTGAATTTAAGGCATTAGGAATAATCCTAAAAATGGAATTCATGACCATATACAAAATAAGAATGTGACGAGATGAGAATGACATGATAAATTTGGAATTTTGGGATGCAGAGACGTAATTGTTATTTGTTAGTACTCTAAGATACTAATAATTGAGATATTTTATTAACTAAAGCGCCAAGCCAATTATGTGCAACCCAAAATCAAATATTTATAACATAGAAAAATGTATGCATCCATACTTATGATAAAGGAACATCATTAATTTAGTCTACAAGACTACACCAATCTTACCATCACATGCTTTAAGCTATACTTGCTGGAAATCTCCAATGAACTATTTTATTTAATAACTTTGAAAGTTCAATGACTCGTGCTCCtgcttcttttgttattttcatCCGCTTTAATGAACTTGAATACAAATAATCTCAAACAGAGAAGAAGGCGACAACTCTGTTTCTCCATAAATCTCGATATGATAGTTATTTCTTCAGTCTAAGGTCAAGCTTTCTCTAATTGGAAGGAGACAATATTACATTACACAATCATTTCTCATCTCCAAAAGCTTATTATGTTTAAAGAGTCCGCTTAACTGACATGGATTTCATCAGTTTTGAATAATCTATTGCAGGTTTTTATTACAAGATGAACAGAATTACTCGAAACTCAATTTAGTGAAGACAGCCAAAAAATCTGGTTTTAACTGACCTTTCAAAGGAAGGAAAATTAACACACCTGGGATCAATAAATGTTTTGATATCAATAGTATCTCTGAAATTCACATGGCCACTGAGCTTACTTAAGCGTCCTCGAGAATCTTGGCTGAACCTCTTTAGATGAACAGTCAAAATTGGAGGGACTTTATCAATGAGTATCCTTTTAGTTGCATCTCTTTCCACTTTGACACCTTTAGAGTCCGTTTCATTTTCACTTTCTTCAGATTCAGGTTCGTACAACTTAACTCTATTATCGCGATTTACTACACTACAAGCTTCATCTTGACTTGAGTATTCATTTGTTCTATTTTGGTACACCAACCCGTCATCAAAAGCATCTGACACACCTTTCACAGCACTTCCGTTAGTGGTTCTCAGTTCAATATCCCTTGGATTACTGTCCTCTGGCGCATTCTCCAGATCGCCTGATCTAGGTTTCAGCAATTTCTTGTTCAGTCTCATCCTCTGTTGTCGTAGAAGTTTTGCACAGTTTTCACATTGCCAAGCATGTTCAATTTTAGATAGAAGCTCAGGCTTTGTGAAACAAGCCAAACAACTCTCCACAGACACTGGAGCATCAGTATTATCAACCTCATCTGGATCAGACTCAGTGCTATTTCCAACAGCAGAGCTAGCTTCTCCAAATCCATTTGACGTAGAAGCAGGACCATTTAGTAAAGGCTTTTCAGCAGGCCCTGCAACCGGCTCAGGTTCATTGAATAGGCCGCCGAAACCATCAAAGTCCGTAAAATCTTGTTCACGGACAACAGCATCATAGGACACCTCGCCTTCTGCTTTTGGTACGTCACTGGTAGCTGAGGTCTCTTCCTTATAAGGAAGCAACAGAATTTCTGAATCTTGTACCTGTAATGGGACTTCATCTTCCCAAAGCCTTGTTGATGAATCTTTTCCAAGATTTGAATCCGCTGAGAAGACCTGGCTGTTTGATGCTGAGTTACGCGCAACTTCACTAGCATCACAGTCTTTAACTGGTGCTTCTTCACAAAATTGAGAAGCTATATTGCAGTTTGGTGACCTAGATCGTCCTTGATCGTCCAAGCAAATCGAATCATCTGGAGAACAAGCTTCCTCTCCACAACCCTGATTAATTTGCAAGGAGACATTAGGTTGAACAGCATATTCAGTTCCACAACCCTGATTAGTTAGAATATCATCATTTTGTGATGCGATGTCATCACCCTTGGGCAGAATATCTTGATCAAGATTAGTCGAACATGTAAAGTTGTCCACTGAATTCAACTGTCCAGTAATACCATTCTGAGAGGAAGATAGATCAGGAGAAGTTACTTGAGAAGCGATGTCATTACCATTAGGCGGGCTATCTTGATCAAGATAATCCAACCATGTAAAATTGTCCATTGAAGTCGACTCTCCGTCAACATTTTTTTCATTATTGGACTTCAGAGAGGAAGATAGATTATGTGAAGTTAAGCCCATATTATCAGCAACATCACTAGCATCAACGCAATCTAGCAATGCACCATCAGAAGGAACTGTTGTTCTTTCAGTGATTGGCGCACTAGACTGCATCGAAGTGCTTTCTTGAGCACTTTGAGCATTAAGAGAAGCTGCGTCTCTGCTAATCTTGGGGCGGACTCTTCCACTTCTCTTTGGAGGATGTTTTGATTTCTTCGCACGGGAAACTGGCTGAGTCTTTTTAGGTGGAGGCTTCTTAGTGGGAACCGGCAACGAGAGATCCAAGAATGGCTCATATACTAATGAAGAGTGTCCACACTCCAGACAAGTAACAGTACTAGAGAGTCGACCCCCAAAGATGGCATCAACAAAAGTAGGAGGAGATTTGCCATCATCCTGTGAACACTTGAGTTTCTTTCTTGCAGTCAATTCCTCAGTACACAAACCGTCAAGCAAACAATGAAGCAACTCGTGACTGTCGTGCTGTTGATATCCCCTAAACTGTGGAGCCTTCGCACACAAGGAACCAAAGAAAGTTTTTGGATTTATAGCATTTCTTAAGGTATCCTCAGGACTCGTCTCAGCAAAGAGCTTCGTAAAAGAAGCAGTAAGAGGACCAGCACAATCGTCCATTTCAAGAAAGTAATCCCGTAATCTATTCATTGCAAGTAGGTTTTGAATTATAGAATTAAAAAAACAAGTATTTCCTAAATTAAGCAATCCCCTAACAACATAACCACTTTTTCCGTAGGCACCAATTTCAACACTAGCTTCCGACTTGATCCCACTCGTGATACTCCCCGTCCCAAACCAAACATCCTCAACATCAAGACTAGGCTCTTCAGACGACCGCCCTTTAATCATCTTCACAATGTCCTGTAATACATATTTTTGTTCAGTGCTCTCCTCTATCTTTTCGGCAGGAATTAGTCTATTGCACGGGAAACACCAGCGCAGCTGAGGATTTTCAAACTGTACTGCCAATGAGTGGCGGTACTGTCTTGCATGCCGAACTGCATGGCTCTGAGGAGTAGTTGGAAATCCAACACCTCCGCACGAGAAATGACCACACTCTAAACAGATCCAAATGGCTTTGGAATCTGACTTTGATTCTCCACCTCCCTTCTTTTTTCCATGTTTACCTTTTCCTTTCCCAGCCCGTCTATTAACCGCTCCTTCCCTACAATCTTCACACCTAACAGGTCCTGAAGAGCCAAGTTTAGCAGAAACTTTCTCCACATCAATACCCTTATCAATATGGTCGCATATTTTTTTATCATTCACAGCTGTAACTCCATCCTCGGGGGTATTAACTTTTTGAGTGTCTTGTTGAGCAACAAGATTTGGAGATGCCACTGGATTCCGCTTCTCCTTCAAACCACCTTTGCCCTTTCTCTTAACCTTTTTCACCATTATATCCTACAATCGACAACAGAAAACATCATACACCCTAAGTACAATACACTAATACATAGCTCAAATAACTAAGTTAGAGTATTTCATAGGCACCACTTCTGGCCCATGTCCAAACTATTAGTATTCCTTAAACTTATCCTCAGAAATCATTCACTTAGATGAACACTTGACAGTAGGTCATGACACAATAATCGAGCTCACATAAATAGGCCTACATTGAAGGGAAGAACAAGACAAGATTGCAAGTCTAGTAAACATATCAATTTCAACTGAATAAGGAAAAAACATAAAAACTAAATCAAATAAACATATCTCATTCATCTCTCTTAATCTTACTTATGTTTATTTATGAAGTGCTAATATAGAAACGAAGCAacatcaataccaaaatctagcTTACATGCAAACTTGCAAGTCTAATAACCATTTACACAAGCAACAAGTCAATTAAACATCTCATTCATTTCTCTTCCATCGACCTCACCGACAGATGATCGAACGCCTTAACTAGTAAAATATAAAGAAAGATCTTTAAGTCAATTAAATAAACTAGTCAATCTCTAGTCACTAAAAGTGAACTTCCTTCTTTCGACAGTTGAAAAGGATGTATTTATTTACAATGCCCTAATAGATAAACTAAAGAAAACCAAGACCAAGCAAAAACACTAGGTGATGCCTTGGTGGACAGAGTTAGCCGATATCTGTGCATGTGTGAGGTAGCATGTACCTGTTGAATTAGTCGAGGTGGACGCAAACTGGCCCGCGCACTACGGTTATAAAAGAAGACCAAAATCTAGCTACTGGATTGAAGAGAAGTATTAAAATTGCAAGTCTAATAACCATTCACACATTTTTCACTCTTTATAATCAAATTCCAAATACCCAAAAACACACCCTTCGGAAAACTCCAATATAGTAAAACTAAACAAGTTACAAATCAACTAAAATTGTCTTcaatttttttttggggggggggggggggttacctTTAATATTCATACCCATGGGATTGGAATTCAAAAGGGTACACAAAAAATCGATTCTTTTATCATATAGTTGCAATAACAAGTCAAAATATATACATCTAAGTAAAAAATAAGCAAGCTCAAGAAAAGGGGTAGCATCAGAGATTCACCTGAAACTATGGAGGAAAGAAAGATTGGATTTTTCCCAGTAATTTCAATAGATTATCAGTCACATAAGAAGGGCATGTATAGATTTAGTATATATCAGATGAGAACTGAGAAGGAGCATTacagagagagagaaagaaaaaaaaaacgaaaaaaaaagaagaagaagaaaataatgggTTTTTTTGGGGCACTTCAAAAATGGCAATGGTGGTGAAAATTGAAATAACAGAGGTAAAAGACAGTGAAGGAGAATGTGGGTTTTGGGGGGCGGGGGAGGTAAGAGGCGGGGGGATGGGGGTTGTAAAATCCGTTGGTATTTTAGCCTATGGTTcaaaacctctcaagtctcaaatATGGTAAAAGTGTTATGAACATGTTAAGGGACATCCCTGTTGCATAAACTATTTGAGTTCTATGTGTCTAGTTAATTTATCACTTAATATTTGTAATACCTAGGTGTATTCTTGTAAACTTTAATGTATCTTATATTCTATAAATAAGGTGTTCTTTATCCTATGAAGTATATAGAAGAAACACACTTGAATAAGATAATTTCTACACTCTACTCATATACATCTTGTCTCTAttactatattattctattttgcTCTCATTtcttaacacgttatcagcacgattaTTCTAACCAATTGAAATATTTACTCCAACCGGGTATTATCTTCTTCCTAAAGGGTTAGTCAATTTTCTTACAAATTCAGGTACACATTCATTTGCTTCTACCGTATTTGAATTATATAAATCACTACATGCATGACTTTGCTTTGGATATACATGACTTGGTATAATAAAAAAAACAGTAAGCTTTAATTTAAATTGTCATGCCAGCTTGTTCTAAGTTTAACCTTATGAAATAGGAAAGCATGCTATCATTACTTTGACATGATATTGAAAGAACCTTGTGAAATATTAGGAGGAAGTCAGTTTATTGTTAGGTATAACATCTGATTTAAAATTCTTTGATCTTTGAAACTAGTAATCTTGATATGCGTGATATTTTTTTAATGGAATAATAATGATAACATATCCTGAGCTTTGCTTAAATCCAAAGGTATTAGTTATTGAATCTTCGGTATTTACATTTACGTAAGTTTGGACGATGTCAAATATTAGTAATATGTAGCAAATCGAACGGGATTACTAGTTATAGTACATATGAATCGGTGTGTTGAAAGTAATTGGTGAATTTGTATGGAACGACTATGATACATATTTATTGTTTTAATGATTCACTACTATTAATATGCCTTCGTGACATGTGTATATTTATACCCAGAATATTTAAGGCATACTACttgttataattttttttttatcatgtAGATTAATTCTACTATTTAGTAAGATAGTTTTATACTATATTAAATTTATCAAAACTTGAATTTGTGGCGATCTAAAATTATGTTCCATTCTCTAAAGAGAATGAGATAATTTGTGATAAATATTATATGAGCATAAGATAGTGGGTTCAAGTCCCACTgcaccatgagggtaagacaCCGGGTTCAAGTCCCGGTGCACCATGATAATAAGATGTTGAGTTCATGTCGCATCATATTAATGGCCTAACACGTCTCATATGTGTCAGACATTGGGTTTAGGTCCCAATGgtccata
Protein-coding sequences here:
- the LOC104105111 gene encoding ubiquitin carboxyl-terminal hydrolase 2-like, which codes for MVKKVKRKGKGGLKEKRNPVASPNLVAQQDTQKVNTPEDGVTAVNDKKICDHIDKGIDVEKVSAKLGSSGPVRCEDCREGAVNRRAGKGKGKHGKKKGGGESKSDSKAIWICLECGHFSCGGVGFPTTPQSHAVRHARQYRHSLAVQFENPQLRWCFPCNRLIPAEKIEESTEQKYVLQDIVKMIKGRSSEEPSLDVEDVWFGTGSITSGIKSEASVEIGAYGKSGYVVRGLLNLGNTCFFNSIIQNLLAMNRLRDYFLEMDDCAGPLTASFTKLFAETSPEDTLRNAINPKTFFGSLCAKAPQFRGYQQHDSHELLHCLLDGLCTEELTARKKLKCSQDDGKSPPTFVDAIFGGRLSSTVTCLECGHSSLVYEPFLDLSLPVPTKKPPPKKTQPVSRAKKSKHPPKRSGRVRPKISRDAASLNAQSAQESTSMQSSAPITERTTVPSDGALLDCVDASDVADNMGLTSHNLSSSLKSNNEKNVDGESTSMDNFTWLDYLDQDSPPNGNDIASQVTSPDLSSSQNGITGQLNSVDNFTCSTNLDQDILPKGDDIASQNDDILTNQGCGTEYAVQPNVSLQINQGCGEEACSPDDSICLDDQGRSRSPNCNIASQFCEEAPVKDCDASEVARNSASNSQVFSADSNLGKDSSTRLWEDEVPLQVQDSEILLLPYKEETSATSDVPKAEGEVSYDAVVREQDFTDFDGFGGLFNEPEPVAGPAEKPLLNGPASTSNGFGEASSAVGNSTESDPDEVDNTDAPVSVESCLACFTKPELLSKIEHAWQCENCAKLLRQQRMRLNKKLLKPRSGDLENAPEDSNPRDIELRTTNGSAVKGVSDAFDDGLVYQNRTNEYSSQDEACSVVNRDNRVKLYEPESEESENETDSKGVKVERDATKRILIDKVPPILTVHLKRFSQDSRGRLSKLSGHVNFRDTIDIKTFIDPRCLQKEVYKYRLVGVVEHSGTMRGGHYVAYVRGGPKIAGKDKDAEDYVWYYASDAYVREVSLEEVLRSEAYILFYEEI